A region from the Macaca mulatta isolate MMU2019108-1 chromosome 13, T2T-MMU8v2.0, whole genome shotgun sequence genome encodes:
- the DNMT3A gene encoding DNA (cytosine-5)-methyltransferase 3A isoform X3 has translation MAAAPPRRAEEHLQKRADLGNRIQHPYFPDEETESRREEVASPGSCSSWPGKEQKETNIESMKMEGSRGRLRGGLGWESSLRQRPMPRHTFQAGDPYYISKRKRDEWLARWKREAEKKAKVIAGMNAVEENQGPGESQKVEEASPPAVQQPTDPASPTVATTPEPVGADAGDKNATKAGDDEPEYEDGRGFGIGELVWGKLRGFSWWPGRIVSWWMTGRSRAAEGTRWVMWFGDGKFSVVCVEKLMPLSSFCSAFHQATYNKQPMYRKAIYEVLQVASSRAGKLFPVCHDSDESDTAKAVEVQNKPMIEWALGGFQPSGPKGLEPPEEEKNPYKEVYTDMWVEPEAAAYAPPPPAKKPRKSTTEKPKVKEIIDERTRERLVYEVRQKCRNIEDICISCGSLNVTLEHPLFVGGMCQNCKNCFLECAYQYDDDGYQSYCTICCGGREVLMCGNNNCCRCFCVECVDLLVGPGAAQAAIKEDPWNCYMCGHKGTYGLLRRREDWPSRLQMFFANNHDQEFDPPKVYPPVPAEKRKPIRVLSLFDGIATGLLVLKDLGIQVDRYIASEVCEDSITVGMVRHQGKIMYVGDVRSVTQKHIQEWGPFDLVIGGSPCNDLSIVNPARKGLYEGTGRLFFEFYRLLHDARPKEGDDRPFFWLFENVVAMGVSDKRDISRFLESNPVMIDAKEVSAAHRARYFWGNLPGMNRPLASTVNDKLELQECLEHGRIAKFSKVRTITTRSNSIKQGKDQHFPVFMNEKEDILWCTEMERVFGFPVHYTDVSNMSRLARQRLLGRSWSVPVIRHLFAPLKEYFACV, from the exons ATGGCTGCTGCACCCCCAAGGAGGGCCGAGGAGCACCTGCAGAAGCGG GCGGACCTTGGAAATCGCATCCAGCATCcttattttccagatgaggaaactgagtctcgtAGAGAGGAAGTTGCTTCACCGGGGTCTTGTTCCAGTTGGCCCG GCAAAGAACAGAAGGAGACCAACATCGAATCCATGAAAATGGAG GGCTCCCGGGGCCGGCTGCGGGGTGGCTTGGGCTGGGAGTCCAGCCTCCGTCAGCGGCCCATGCCGAGGCACACCTTCCAGGCGGGGGACCCCTACTACATCAGCAAGCGCAAGCGGGACGAGTGGCTGGCACGCTGGAAAAGGGAG GCTGAGAAGAAAGCCAAGGTCATTGCAGGAATGAATGCTGTGGAAGAAAACCAGGGGCCCGGGGAGTCTCAGAAGGTGGAGGAGGCCAGCCCTCCTGCTGTGCAGCAGCCCACTGACCCCGCATCCCCCACTGTGGCTACCACACCTGAGCCTGTGGGGGCCGATGCTGGGGACAAGAACGCCACCAAAGCAGGCGATGATGAGCCAGAGTACGAG GACGGCCGGGGCTTTGGCATTGGGGAGCTGGTGTGGGGGAAACTGCGGGGCTTCTCCTGGTGGCCAGGCCGCATTGTGTCTTGGTGGATGACGGGCCGGAGCCGAGCAGCTGAAGGCACCCGCTGGGTCATGTGGTTCGGAGACGGCAAATTCTCAGTG GTGTGTGTTGAGAAGCTGATGCCGCTGAGCTCGTTTTGCAGTGCGTTTCACCAGGCCACGTACAACAAGCAGCCCATGTACCGCAAAGCCATCTACGAGGTCCTGCAG GTGGCCAGCAGCCGTGCAGGGAAGCTGTTCCCGGTGTGCCATGACAGCGATGAGAGTGACACTGCCAAGGCCGTGGAGGTGCAGAACAAACCCATGATTGAATGGGCGCTGGGGGGCTTCCAGCCCTCTGGCCCCAAGggcctggagccaccagaag AAGAGAAGAATCCCTACAAAGAAGTGTACACAGACATGTGGGTGGAACCTGAGGCAGCTGCCTATGCACCACCTCCACCAGCCAAAAAGCCCCGGAAGAGCACAACGGAGAAGCCCAAGGTCAAGGAGATTATTGATGAGCGCACAAGAG AGCGGCTAGTGTATGAGGTGCGGCAGAAGTGCCGGAACATTGAGG ACATCTGCATCTCCTGTGGGAGCCTCAATGTCACCCTGGAACACCCCCTCTTCGTTGGAGGAATGTGCCAAAACTGCAAG AACTGCTTTCTGGAGTGTGCGTATCAGTACGACGACGACGGCTACCAGTCCTACTGCACCATCTGCTGCGGGGGCCGCGAGGTGCTCATGTGCGGAAACAACAACTGCTGCAG GTGCTTTTGCGTGGAGTGTGTAGACCTCTTGGTGGGGCCGGGGGCTGCCCAGGCGGCCATTAAGGAAGACCCCTGGAACTGCTACATGTGCGGGCACAAGGGTACCTATGGGCTGCTGCGGCGGCGAGAGGACTGGCCCTCCCGGCTCCAGATGTTCTTCGCTAATAACCACGACCAGGAATTT GACCCTCCAAAGGTTTACCCACCTGTCCCAGCTGAGAAGAGGAAGCCCATCCGGGTGCTGTCTCTCTTTGATGGAATTGCTACAG GGCTCCTGGTGCTGAAGGACTTGGGCATTCAGGTGGACCGCTACATTGCCTCGGAGGTGTGTGAGGACTCCATCACGGTGGGCATGGTGCGGCACCAGGGGAAGATCATGTACGTCGGGGACGTCCGCAGCGTCACACAGAAGCAT ATCCAGGAGTGGGGCCCATTCGATCTGGTGATTGGGGGCAGTCCCTGCAATGACCTCTCCATCGTCAACCCTGCTCGCAAGGGCCTTTACG AGGGCACTGGCCGGCTCTTCTTTGAGTTCTACCGCCTCCTGCATGATGCGCGGCCCAAGGAGGGAGATGATCGCCCCTTCTTCTGGCTCTTTGAGAATGTGGTGGCCATGGGCGTTAGTGACAAGAGGGACATCTCACGATTTCTCGAG TCCAACCCTGTGATGATTGATGCCAAAGAAGTGTCAGCTGCACACAGGGCCCGCTACTTCTGGGGTAACCTTCCCGGTATGAACAG GCCGTTGGCATCCACTGTGAATGAtaagctggagctgcaggagtgTCTGGAGCATGGCAGGATAGCCAAG TTCAGCAAAGTGAGGACCATTACTACGAGGTCAAACTCCATAAAGCAGGGCAAAGACCAGCATTTCCCCGTCTTCATGAATGAGAAAGAGGACATCTTATGGTGCACTGAAATGGAAAG
- the DNMT3A gene encoding DNA (cytosine-5)-methyltransferase 3A isoform X7, whose translation MGILERVVRRNGRVDRSLKDECDTVKGWRLCNGRITRAEKKAKVIAGMNAVEENQGPGESQKVEEASPPAVQQPTDPASPTVATTPEPVGADAGDKNATKAGDDEPEYEDGRGFGIGELVWGKLRGFSWWPGRIVSWWMTGRSRAAEGTRWVMWFGDGKFSVVCVEKLMPLSSFCSAFHQATYNKQPMYRKAIYEVLQVASSRAGKLFPVCHDSDESDTAKAVEVQNKPMIEWALGGFQPSGPKGLEPPEEEKNPYKEVYTDMWVEPEAAAYAPPPPAKKPRKSTTEKPKVKEIIDERTRERLVYEVRQKCRNIEDICISCGSLNVTLEHPLFVGGMCQNCKNCFLECAYQYDDDGYQSYCTICCGGREVLMCGNNNCCRCFCVECVDLLVGPGAAQAAIKEDPWNCYMCGHKGTYGLLRRREDWPSRLQMFFANNHDQEFDPPKVYPPVPAEKRKPIRVLSLFDGIATGLLVLKDLGIQVDRYIASEVCEDSITVGMVRHQGKIMYVGDVRSVTQKHIQEWGPFDLVIGGSPCNDLSIVNPARKGLYEGTGRLFFEFYRLLHDARPKEGDDRPFFWLFENVVAMGVSDKRDISRFLESNPVMIDAKEVSAAHRARYFWGNLPGMNRPLASTVNDKLELQECLEHGRIAKFSKVRTITTRSNSIKQGKDQHFPVFMNEKEDILWCTEMERVFGFPVHYTDVSNMSRLARQRLLGRSWSVPVIRHLFAPLKEYFACV comes from the exons ATGG GGATCCTGGAGCGGGTTGTGAGAAGGAATGGGCGCGTGGATCGTAGCCTGAAAGACGAGTGTGATACGGTGAAAGGATGGAGGCTGTGCAATGGGAGAATAACTAGG GCTGAGAAGAAAGCCAAGGTCATTGCAGGAATGAATGCTGTGGAAGAAAACCAGGGGCCCGGGGAGTCTCAGAAGGTGGAGGAGGCCAGCCCTCCTGCTGTGCAGCAGCCCACTGACCCCGCATCCCCCACTGTGGCTACCACACCTGAGCCTGTGGGGGCCGATGCTGGGGACAAGAACGCCACCAAAGCAGGCGATGATGAGCCAGAGTACGAG GACGGCCGGGGCTTTGGCATTGGGGAGCTGGTGTGGGGGAAACTGCGGGGCTTCTCCTGGTGGCCAGGCCGCATTGTGTCTTGGTGGATGACGGGCCGGAGCCGAGCAGCTGAAGGCACCCGCTGGGTCATGTGGTTCGGAGACGGCAAATTCTCAGTG GTGTGTGTTGAGAAGCTGATGCCGCTGAGCTCGTTTTGCAGTGCGTTTCACCAGGCCACGTACAACAAGCAGCCCATGTACCGCAAAGCCATCTACGAGGTCCTGCAG GTGGCCAGCAGCCGTGCAGGGAAGCTGTTCCCGGTGTGCCATGACAGCGATGAGAGTGACACTGCCAAGGCCGTGGAGGTGCAGAACAAACCCATGATTGAATGGGCGCTGGGGGGCTTCCAGCCCTCTGGCCCCAAGggcctggagccaccagaag AAGAGAAGAATCCCTACAAAGAAGTGTACACAGACATGTGGGTGGAACCTGAGGCAGCTGCCTATGCACCACCTCCACCAGCCAAAAAGCCCCGGAAGAGCACAACGGAGAAGCCCAAGGTCAAGGAGATTATTGATGAGCGCACAAGAG AGCGGCTAGTGTATGAGGTGCGGCAGAAGTGCCGGAACATTGAGG ACATCTGCATCTCCTGTGGGAGCCTCAATGTCACCCTGGAACACCCCCTCTTCGTTGGAGGAATGTGCCAAAACTGCAAG AACTGCTTTCTGGAGTGTGCGTATCAGTACGACGACGACGGCTACCAGTCCTACTGCACCATCTGCTGCGGGGGCCGCGAGGTGCTCATGTGCGGAAACAACAACTGCTGCAG GTGCTTTTGCGTGGAGTGTGTAGACCTCTTGGTGGGGCCGGGGGCTGCCCAGGCGGCCATTAAGGAAGACCCCTGGAACTGCTACATGTGCGGGCACAAGGGTACCTATGGGCTGCTGCGGCGGCGAGAGGACTGGCCCTCCCGGCTCCAGATGTTCTTCGCTAATAACCACGACCAGGAATTT GACCCTCCAAAGGTTTACCCACCTGTCCCAGCTGAGAAGAGGAAGCCCATCCGGGTGCTGTCTCTCTTTGATGGAATTGCTACAG GGCTCCTGGTGCTGAAGGACTTGGGCATTCAGGTGGACCGCTACATTGCCTCGGAGGTGTGTGAGGACTCCATCACGGTGGGCATGGTGCGGCACCAGGGGAAGATCATGTACGTCGGGGACGTCCGCAGCGTCACACAGAAGCAT ATCCAGGAGTGGGGCCCATTCGATCTGGTGATTGGGGGCAGTCCCTGCAATGACCTCTCCATCGTCAACCCTGCTCGCAAGGGCCTTTACG AGGGCACTGGCCGGCTCTTCTTTGAGTTCTACCGCCTCCTGCATGATGCGCGGCCCAAGGAGGGAGATGATCGCCCCTTCTTCTGGCTCTTTGAGAATGTGGTGGCCATGGGCGTTAGTGACAAGAGGGACATCTCACGATTTCTCGAG TCCAACCCTGTGATGATTGATGCCAAAGAAGTGTCAGCTGCACACAGGGCCCGCTACTTCTGGGGTAACCTTCCCGGTATGAACAG GCCGTTGGCATCCACTGTGAATGAtaagctggagctgcaggagtgTCTGGAGCATGGCAGGATAGCCAAG TTCAGCAAAGTGAGGACCATTACTACGAGGTCAAACTCCATAAAGCAGGGCAAAGACCAGCATTTCCCCGTCTTCATGAATGAGAAAGAGGACATCTTATGGTGCACTGAAATGGAAAG
- the DNMT3A gene encoding DNA (cytosine-5)-methyltransferase 3A isoform X6 has product MKMEGSRGRLRGGLGWESSLRQRPMPRHTFQAGDPYYISKRKRDEWLARWKREAEKKAKVIAGMNAVEENQGPGESQKVEEASPPAVQQPTDPASPTVATTPEPVGADAGDKNATKAGDDEPEYEDGRGFGIGELVWGKLRGFSWWPGRIVSWWMTGRSRAAEGTRWVMWFGDGKFSVVCVEKLMPLSSFCSAFHQATYNKQPMYRKAIYEVLQVASSRAGKLFPVCHDSDESDTAKAVEVQNKPMIEWALGGFQPSGPKGLEPPEEEKNPYKEVYTDMWVEPEAAAYAPPPPAKKPRKSTTEKPKVKEIIDERTRERLVYEVRQKCRNIEDICISCGSLNVTLEHPLFVGGMCQNCKNCFLECAYQYDDDGYQSYCTICCGGREVLMCGNNNCCRCFCVECVDLLVGPGAAQAAIKEDPWNCYMCGHKGTYGLLRRREDWPSRLQMFFANNHDQEFDPPKVYPPVPAEKRKPIRVLSLFDGIATGLLVLKDLGIQVDRYIASEVCEDSITVGMVRHQGKIMYVGDVRSVTQKHIQEWGPFDLVIGGSPCNDLSIVNPARKGLYEGTGRLFFEFYRLLHDARPKEGDDRPFFWLFENVVAMGVSDKRDISRFLESNPVMIDAKEVSAAHRARYFWGNLPGMNRPLASTVNDKLELQECLEHGRIAKFSKVRTITTRSNSIKQGKDQHFPVFMNEKEDILWCTEMERVFGFPVHYTDVSNMSRLARQRLLGRSWSVPVIRHLFAPLKEYFACV; this is encoded by the exons ATGAAAATGGAG GGCTCCCGGGGCCGGCTGCGGGGTGGCTTGGGCTGGGAGTCCAGCCTCCGTCAGCGGCCCATGCCGAGGCACACCTTCCAGGCGGGGGACCCCTACTACATCAGCAAGCGCAAGCGGGACGAGTGGCTGGCACGCTGGAAAAGGGAG GCTGAGAAGAAAGCCAAGGTCATTGCAGGAATGAATGCTGTGGAAGAAAACCAGGGGCCCGGGGAGTCTCAGAAGGTGGAGGAGGCCAGCCCTCCTGCTGTGCAGCAGCCCACTGACCCCGCATCCCCCACTGTGGCTACCACACCTGAGCCTGTGGGGGCCGATGCTGGGGACAAGAACGCCACCAAAGCAGGCGATGATGAGCCAGAGTACGAG GACGGCCGGGGCTTTGGCATTGGGGAGCTGGTGTGGGGGAAACTGCGGGGCTTCTCCTGGTGGCCAGGCCGCATTGTGTCTTGGTGGATGACGGGCCGGAGCCGAGCAGCTGAAGGCACCCGCTGGGTCATGTGGTTCGGAGACGGCAAATTCTCAGTG GTGTGTGTTGAGAAGCTGATGCCGCTGAGCTCGTTTTGCAGTGCGTTTCACCAGGCCACGTACAACAAGCAGCCCATGTACCGCAAAGCCATCTACGAGGTCCTGCAG GTGGCCAGCAGCCGTGCAGGGAAGCTGTTCCCGGTGTGCCATGACAGCGATGAGAGTGACACTGCCAAGGCCGTGGAGGTGCAGAACAAACCCATGATTGAATGGGCGCTGGGGGGCTTCCAGCCCTCTGGCCCCAAGggcctggagccaccagaag AAGAGAAGAATCCCTACAAAGAAGTGTACACAGACATGTGGGTGGAACCTGAGGCAGCTGCCTATGCACCACCTCCACCAGCCAAAAAGCCCCGGAAGAGCACAACGGAGAAGCCCAAGGTCAAGGAGATTATTGATGAGCGCACAAGAG AGCGGCTAGTGTATGAGGTGCGGCAGAAGTGCCGGAACATTGAGG ACATCTGCATCTCCTGTGGGAGCCTCAATGTCACCCTGGAACACCCCCTCTTCGTTGGAGGAATGTGCCAAAACTGCAAG AACTGCTTTCTGGAGTGTGCGTATCAGTACGACGACGACGGCTACCAGTCCTACTGCACCATCTGCTGCGGGGGCCGCGAGGTGCTCATGTGCGGAAACAACAACTGCTGCAG GTGCTTTTGCGTGGAGTGTGTAGACCTCTTGGTGGGGCCGGGGGCTGCCCAGGCGGCCATTAAGGAAGACCCCTGGAACTGCTACATGTGCGGGCACAAGGGTACCTATGGGCTGCTGCGGCGGCGAGAGGACTGGCCCTCCCGGCTCCAGATGTTCTTCGCTAATAACCACGACCAGGAATTT GACCCTCCAAAGGTTTACCCACCTGTCCCAGCTGAGAAGAGGAAGCCCATCCGGGTGCTGTCTCTCTTTGATGGAATTGCTACAG GGCTCCTGGTGCTGAAGGACTTGGGCATTCAGGTGGACCGCTACATTGCCTCGGAGGTGTGTGAGGACTCCATCACGGTGGGCATGGTGCGGCACCAGGGGAAGATCATGTACGTCGGGGACGTCCGCAGCGTCACACAGAAGCAT ATCCAGGAGTGGGGCCCATTCGATCTGGTGATTGGGGGCAGTCCCTGCAATGACCTCTCCATCGTCAACCCTGCTCGCAAGGGCCTTTACG AGGGCACTGGCCGGCTCTTCTTTGAGTTCTACCGCCTCCTGCATGATGCGCGGCCCAAGGAGGGAGATGATCGCCCCTTCTTCTGGCTCTTTGAGAATGTGGTGGCCATGGGCGTTAGTGACAAGAGGGACATCTCACGATTTCTCGAG TCCAACCCTGTGATGATTGATGCCAAAGAAGTGTCAGCTGCACACAGGGCCCGCTACTTCTGGGGTAACCTTCCCGGTATGAACAG GCCGTTGGCATCCACTGTGAATGAtaagctggagctgcaggagtgTCTGGAGCATGGCAGGATAGCCAAG TTCAGCAAAGTGAGGACCATTACTACGAGGTCAAACTCCATAAAGCAGGGCAAAGACCAGCATTTCCCCGTCTTCATGAATGAGAAAGAGGACATCTTATGGTGCACTGAAATGGAAAG
- the DNMT3A gene encoding DNA (cytosine-5)-methyltransferase 3A isoform X5 — translation MFPPSPPPPPSPPSGPLRPQPHRPLPLPPDGQLLPELQGRGSHLSATAEGLHLALWAEKKAKVIAGMNAVEENQGPGESQKVEEASPPAVQQPTDPASPTVATTPEPVGADAGDKNATKAGDDEPEYEDGRGFGIGELVWGKLRGFSWWPGRIVSWWMTGRSRAAEGTRWVMWFGDGKFSVVCVEKLMPLSSFCSAFHQATYNKQPMYRKAIYEVLQVASSRAGKLFPVCHDSDESDTAKAVEVQNKPMIEWALGGFQPSGPKGLEPPEEEKNPYKEVYTDMWVEPEAAAYAPPPPAKKPRKSTTEKPKVKEIIDERTRERLVYEVRQKCRNIEDICISCGSLNVTLEHPLFVGGMCQNCKNCFLECAYQYDDDGYQSYCTICCGGREVLMCGNNNCCRCFCVECVDLLVGPGAAQAAIKEDPWNCYMCGHKGTYGLLRRREDWPSRLQMFFANNHDQEFDPPKVYPPVPAEKRKPIRVLSLFDGIATGLLVLKDLGIQVDRYIASEVCEDSITVGMVRHQGKIMYVGDVRSVTQKHIQEWGPFDLVIGGSPCNDLSIVNPARKGLYEGTGRLFFEFYRLLHDARPKEGDDRPFFWLFENVVAMGVSDKRDISRFLESNPVMIDAKEVSAAHRARYFWGNLPGMNRPLASTVNDKLELQECLEHGRIAKFSKVRTITTRSNSIKQGKDQHFPVFMNEKEDILWCTEMERVFGFPVHYTDVSNMSRLARQRLLGRSWSVPVIRHLFAPLKEYFACV, via the exons atgttccctccctcccccccgccgcccccctcccctcccagtGGCCCCCTCCGCCCCCAGCCCCATcgcccccttcccctccccccagaCGGGCAGCTACTTCCAGAGCTTCAGGGCCGGGGCTCACACCTGAGCGCGACTGCAGAGGGGCTGCACCTGGCCTTATGG GCTGAGAAGAAAGCCAAGGTCATTGCAGGAATGAATGCTGTGGAAGAAAACCAGGGGCCCGGGGAGTCTCAGAAGGTGGAGGAGGCCAGCCCTCCTGCTGTGCAGCAGCCCACTGACCCCGCATCCCCCACTGTGGCTACCACACCTGAGCCTGTGGGGGCCGATGCTGGGGACAAGAACGCCACCAAAGCAGGCGATGATGAGCCAGAGTACGAG GACGGCCGGGGCTTTGGCATTGGGGAGCTGGTGTGGGGGAAACTGCGGGGCTTCTCCTGGTGGCCAGGCCGCATTGTGTCTTGGTGGATGACGGGCCGGAGCCGAGCAGCTGAAGGCACCCGCTGGGTCATGTGGTTCGGAGACGGCAAATTCTCAGTG GTGTGTGTTGAGAAGCTGATGCCGCTGAGCTCGTTTTGCAGTGCGTTTCACCAGGCCACGTACAACAAGCAGCCCATGTACCGCAAAGCCATCTACGAGGTCCTGCAG GTGGCCAGCAGCCGTGCAGGGAAGCTGTTCCCGGTGTGCCATGACAGCGATGAGAGTGACACTGCCAAGGCCGTGGAGGTGCAGAACAAACCCATGATTGAATGGGCGCTGGGGGGCTTCCAGCCCTCTGGCCCCAAGggcctggagccaccagaag AAGAGAAGAATCCCTACAAAGAAGTGTACACAGACATGTGGGTGGAACCTGAGGCAGCTGCCTATGCACCACCTCCACCAGCCAAAAAGCCCCGGAAGAGCACAACGGAGAAGCCCAAGGTCAAGGAGATTATTGATGAGCGCACAAGAG AGCGGCTAGTGTATGAGGTGCGGCAGAAGTGCCGGAACATTGAGG ACATCTGCATCTCCTGTGGGAGCCTCAATGTCACCCTGGAACACCCCCTCTTCGTTGGAGGAATGTGCCAAAACTGCAAG AACTGCTTTCTGGAGTGTGCGTATCAGTACGACGACGACGGCTACCAGTCCTACTGCACCATCTGCTGCGGGGGCCGCGAGGTGCTCATGTGCGGAAACAACAACTGCTGCAG GTGCTTTTGCGTGGAGTGTGTAGACCTCTTGGTGGGGCCGGGGGCTGCCCAGGCGGCCATTAAGGAAGACCCCTGGAACTGCTACATGTGCGGGCACAAGGGTACCTATGGGCTGCTGCGGCGGCGAGAGGACTGGCCCTCCCGGCTCCAGATGTTCTTCGCTAATAACCACGACCAGGAATTT GACCCTCCAAAGGTTTACCCACCTGTCCCAGCTGAGAAGAGGAAGCCCATCCGGGTGCTGTCTCTCTTTGATGGAATTGCTACAG GGCTCCTGGTGCTGAAGGACTTGGGCATTCAGGTGGACCGCTACATTGCCTCGGAGGTGTGTGAGGACTCCATCACGGTGGGCATGGTGCGGCACCAGGGGAAGATCATGTACGTCGGGGACGTCCGCAGCGTCACACAGAAGCAT ATCCAGGAGTGGGGCCCATTCGATCTGGTGATTGGGGGCAGTCCCTGCAATGACCTCTCCATCGTCAACCCTGCTCGCAAGGGCCTTTACG AGGGCACTGGCCGGCTCTTCTTTGAGTTCTACCGCCTCCTGCATGATGCGCGGCCCAAGGAGGGAGATGATCGCCCCTTCTTCTGGCTCTTTGAGAATGTGGTGGCCATGGGCGTTAGTGACAAGAGGGACATCTCACGATTTCTCGAG TCCAACCCTGTGATGATTGATGCCAAAGAAGTGTCAGCTGCACACAGGGCCCGCTACTTCTGGGGTAACCTTCCCGGTATGAACAG GCCGTTGGCATCCACTGTGAATGAtaagctggagctgcaggagtgTCTGGAGCATGGCAGGATAGCCAAG TTCAGCAAAGTGAGGACCATTACTACGAGGTCAAACTCCATAAAGCAGGGCAAAGACCAGCATTTCCCCGTCTTCATGAATGAGAAAGAGGACATCTTATGGTGCACTGAAATGGAAAG
- the DNMT3A gene encoding DNA (cytosine-5)-methyltransferase 3A isoform X8 has product MGILERVVRRNGRVDRSLKDECDTAEKKAKVIAGMNAVEENQGPGESQKVEEASPPAVQQPTDPASPTVATTPEPVGADAGDKNATKAGDDEPEYEDGRGFGIGELVWGKLRGFSWWPGRIVSWWMTGRSRAAEGTRWVMWFGDGKFSVVCVEKLMPLSSFCSAFHQATYNKQPMYRKAIYEVLQVASSRAGKLFPVCHDSDESDTAKAVEVQNKPMIEWALGGFQPSGPKGLEPPEEEKNPYKEVYTDMWVEPEAAAYAPPPPAKKPRKSTTEKPKVKEIIDERTRERLVYEVRQKCRNIEDICISCGSLNVTLEHPLFVGGMCQNCKNCFLECAYQYDDDGYQSYCTICCGGREVLMCGNNNCCRCFCVECVDLLVGPGAAQAAIKEDPWNCYMCGHKGTYGLLRRREDWPSRLQMFFANNHDQEFDPPKVYPPVPAEKRKPIRVLSLFDGIATGLLVLKDLGIQVDRYIASEVCEDSITVGMVRHQGKIMYVGDVRSVTQKHIQEWGPFDLVIGGSPCNDLSIVNPARKGLYEGTGRLFFEFYRLLHDARPKEGDDRPFFWLFENVVAMGVSDKRDISRFLESNPVMIDAKEVSAAHRARYFWGNLPGMNRPLASTVNDKLELQECLEHGRIAKFSKVRTITTRSNSIKQGKDQHFPVFMNEKEDILWCTEMERVFGFPVHYTDVSNMSRLARQRLLGRSWSVPVIRHLFAPLKEYFACV; this is encoded by the exons ATGG GGATCCTGGAGCGGGTTGTGAGAAGGAATGGGCGCGTGGATCGTAGCCTGAAAGACGAGTGTGATACG GCTGAGAAGAAAGCCAAGGTCATTGCAGGAATGAATGCTGTGGAAGAAAACCAGGGGCCCGGGGAGTCTCAGAAGGTGGAGGAGGCCAGCCCTCCTGCTGTGCAGCAGCCCACTGACCCCGCATCCCCCACTGTGGCTACCACACCTGAGCCTGTGGGGGCCGATGCTGGGGACAAGAACGCCACCAAAGCAGGCGATGATGAGCCAGAGTACGAG GACGGCCGGGGCTTTGGCATTGGGGAGCTGGTGTGGGGGAAACTGCGGGGCTTCTCCTGGTGGCCAGGCCGCATTGTGTCTTGGTGGATGACGGGCCGGAGCCGAGCAGCTGAAGGCACCCGCTGGGTCATGTGGTTCGGAGACGGCAAATTCTCAGTG GTGTGTGTTGAGAAGCTGATGCCGCTGAGCTCGTTTTGCAGTGCGTTTCACCAGGCCACGTACAACAAGCAGCCCATGTACCGCAAAGCCATCTACGAGGTCCTGCAG GTGGCCAGCAGCCGTGCAGGGAAGCTGTTCCCGGTGTGCCATGACAGCGATGAGAGTGACACTGCCAAGGCCGTGGAGGTGCAGAACAAACCCATGATTGAATGGGCGCTGGGGGGCTTCCAGCCCTCTGGCCCCAAGggcctggagccaccagaag AAGAGAAGAATCCCTACAAAGAAGTGTACACAGACATGTGGGTGGAACCTGAGGCAGCTGCCTATGCACCACCTCCACCAGCCAAAAAGCCCCGGAAGAGCACAACGGAGAAGCCCAAGGTCAAGGAGATTATTGATGAGCGCACAAGAG AGCGGCTAGTGTATGAGGTGCGGCAGAAGTGCCGGAACATTGAGG ACATCTGCATCTCCTGTGGGAGCCTCAATGTCACCCTGGAACACCCCCTCTTCGTTGGAGGAATGTGCCAAAACTGCAAG AACTGCTTTCTGGAGTGTGCGTATCAGTACGACGACGACGGCTACCAGTCCTACTGCACCATCTGCTGCGGGGGCCGCGAGGTGCTCATGTGCGGAAACAACAACTGCTGCAG GTGCTTTTGCGTGGAGTGTGTAGACCTCTTGGTGGGGCCGGGGGCTGCCCAGGCGGCCATTAAGGAAGACCCCTGGAACTGCTACATGTGCGGGCACAAGGGTACCTATGGGCTGCTGCGGCGGCGAGAGGACTGGCCCTCCCGGCTCCAGATGTTCTTCGCTAATAACCACGACCAGGAATTT GACCCTCCAAAGGTTTACCCACCTGTCCCAGCTGAGAAGAGGAAGCCCATCCGGGTGCTGTCTCTCTTTGATGGAATTGCTACAG GGCTCCTGGTGCTGAAGGACTTGGGCATTCAGGTGGACCGCTACATTGCCTCGGAGGTGTGTGAGGACTCCATCACGGTGGGCATGGTGCGGCACCAGGGGAAGATCATGTACGTCGGGGACGTCCGCAGCGTCACACAGAAGCAT ATCCAGGAGTGGGGCCCATTCGATCTGGTGATTGGGGGCAGTCCCTGCAATGACCTCTCCATCGTCAACCCTGCTCGCAAGGGCCTTTACG AGGGCACTGGCCGGCTCTTCTTTGAGTTCTACCGCCTCCTGCATGATGCGCGGCCCAAGGAGGGAGATGATCGCCCCTTCTTCTGGCTCTTTGAGAATGTGGTGGCCATGGGCGTTAGTGACAAGAGGGACATCTCACGATTTCTCGAG TCCAACCCTGTGATGATTGATGCCAAAGAAGTGTCAGCTGCACACAGGGCCCGCTACTTCTGGGGTAACCTTCCCGGTATGAACAG GCCGTTGGCATCCACTGTGAATGAtaagctggagctgcaggagtgTCTGGAGCATGGCAGGATAGCCAAG TTCAGCAAAGTGAGGACCATTACTACGAGGTCAAACTCCATAAAGCAGGGCAAAGACCAGCATTTCCCCGTCTTCATGAATGAGAAAGAGGACATCTTATGGTGCACTGAAATGGAAAG